TAATTACAATATCTTTGAAAGTTCCATATATCATTCATTCATAAAATCAGATGATTATAATAACCTTTTAATACAAACACAAAAAACTCCTTAAATTTATAAGTATTTCAAAGGAGTTTTTTATTGAACAAAAACTATATTCTTTTATTTATGCAATCTTCTAAAACTTGTTGTTCCTCTTGCGATAAACCATATCTTGATAGACCACTATCTATAGGTTTAGCATAAGTAGTGCTTTCATCTCTTCCATATATTCCTGTAATTATTACACCATCATTTTTTTCATCCAATAATGCTATTGAAAAACTCAGATCACTTCCTACGTCTTCAAAGGCTCTATATCTTATAACAGATATTTTTTGGATACAACAACTTACTTTAGAATTTAATTCCTTATAGAGATTTCTAATATCTTCATATTGATTTTTTACATTATCTATACTATCTAGATATCCAATAATAAATTCTTCTAAATTTTTATTATTAGAGCCTCTCATAAATTTTCTATATCTTTTTTCCAATCTATTTAAAGACTTCAAAATTACTAAATTCATAATAAATAATATTATTATAATTATAATTAATCCAATTATAATGTATATGTGTAATCCATTCATTAGGTTAATAATATTTTGCATATTTTTCTCCTTTCATAGAGATTAAAATGAATAATACTTTCTTTATTTAATAACATACCCATTATATATATGAAAAGAATTTTTGTTTAAAAATGTTTCATGTGAAACATTTTTAAACAAATTAGATTTTTAATATATCCAATATTCTCTGCAAATCCTCCTGAGAATAATATTCTATTTCTATTTTACCTTTATTTTTTTTATCCATTAATAAAACTTTTGTACCAAATAGGTTTTCTAATTTGTCTTTTATATCTAAATAATAAACATTTTGTTCTTTAGTCTCATTTTGCTGTGGTTTTTTATGTGAATTAACATTTTTAATAAGTTTTTCTACATCTCTAACAGTAAGATTTTTATTTATAATAGTTTGAGCTAGCTCATATTGTAAATCATTACTTTCTAAACCTAATAGGGCTCTTCCATGTCCTTCAGTAATAACTCCATCTATAAGATAATTTTGAACTCTATCATCTAAATTTAAAAGTCTCATACAGTTAGTAATCTTAGTCCTAGATTTCCCAATTTTATTACTTAACTCTTCTTGAGTTAAATTTAACTCAGTAACCAACTTTTTATAGGCTAGAGCTTCTTCTATCGGATTTAGATCCTGTCTTTGTATATTTTCTATTAGAGAAACTTCTAAGATTTCATTATCTGATAAATTCATTATAATTACAGGTATCTCTTTTATATTAGCTAATTTAGCAGCTCTCCATCTTCTCTCTCCTACAATTATGCTGTATGTATTATCTTCAATTTCATTAACTACAAGAGGTTGTATTATGCCATACTCTTTTATTGATTGAGAAAGTTCTAATATCTTGTCCTTGTCAAACTTTTTTCTAGGCTGACTTTTATTTGCGACTATAAAATCAATATTAATATATTTAATATCCTTTTGATTTTCTTCTCCAATGTCTAAAGCATTTTCAGGTATTAGTGCTCTAAGCCCTTTCCCCAATCCATATTTTTTATTCAAATCACATTCACTCCTTTTGCTTATGTAAAAATTCTTTAGTCAATCCCTCATAAGCTTCCGCACCTTTACACTTATCATCATAAAGCACTATAGGTAGTCCAAAACTAGGAGCTTCCGCCAGCCTTATATTTCTAGGTATAGTAGTATCATAAACTTTATCTTTAAAATACTTTTTCACCTCTAAAACAACTTGATTTGATAAATTAGTTCTGGTATCACACATACTCATAATTACTCCCTCAATTTTCAAATTCGTATTCAATGACTCCTTAACTAATTTAACTGTATTTATCAATTGTCCAACACCTTCTAAAGCATAAAACTCACATTGAATTGGAATAAGCACACTATCTGATGCAGTAAGTGCATTTATGATCAATAGTCCTAAAGATGGTGGACAATCTATAAATATAAAATCAAAATCCTGTTTCAAGTTCTTTAACTTGCTTTTCAATATTTTTTCTCTGTTTTTCTTACTTATTAATTCTATTTCACATCCAGCTAATTCCATTATTGAAGGAATTATATAGAAATTATCTATAAGCTCACAGGGCACTATTGCCTCATTTATGTTAACCCTTGATGTCAAAACATCATATATAGAAATTTCTATATTTCTCTTATCAAAACCTAATCCACTGGTAGTATTACCTTGAGGATCAATATCTATATTTAATATTTTATATCCTTGCATAGCTAAGTATGCACTTAAATTAATACAAGTAGTAGTTTTGTAGGGTAGGAACCCAACGTCTTACTATAACTGAATTACAGCAGATTTTTGTGAACCCCCCTCCGAACCGAACGTACACCTTTCAATGTATTCGGCTCTCCAGTTATTTATATTAAAAGATAAATCTATGTCAAGTTCTCCTTGCTATATTAATCTACTTCCAAATTATATCATTTACATTGGCAAGAGGTTTACTTTTCCTCTTTAAGGACTCATTACAATAAATTATAGTTTTTATACCGTTTTTTGTCATATGGTTAATTCCCACAACTTTTTTTAATACATTTTTATCTTTTCCCTTAAATACTATACCATATCTATTTATTACCTGTTTAACTGATATTTGTTCTTTTCTTGCCAGCGTCTTTACCAAACTTAAATAATGATAAAATTTAAATTTTCTAACTTTTGCATTCACATCTGAGGCTAAACAGTAATAATTATATAAATCTATGATCTCTCTATTATAGAGAGAAATTATTTTAAATACGGATAAGTTAATTCTAGAATTATTATGTATTGGCTTTCCATTTAAAATAAAAGGTTTAATTCTTTTTCTTATCACTTCAGCAGGTATTAATAATTGTATTATTTCATTATCCATTTTTTCTTTAGATTTATCAGTTTTATTATCTTTAAAATTATGCTTTAATTTAGTTATTTCATAGCCTAAGAATTTCACTCTCTGTTTATTTAAATCAATGATAAAAATTTCTTCTTCGGTAGTTTCTATATTTAATTTGTCTTTTAAAAAAACTTTTATCTTTTCTATCATATATTCAGCTAAATCTTTAGTTCCAGAAATAAAAATAATAAAATTATCTAAATACCGTGTATATTTTACTTGTCCAAATTCTTTATTTATATATTTATCAAACTTATCTAAATATATATTAATTAATATGTTAGCCAAACTTTCTCTCTGCGATATCCCTGACCATGTATCACAATTTTTTTTTTCTTTTGTATATCCTGCCGCAAGAAACTTACGGATAAGATTTATAAAACGTCCGTCAGATATTTTTTCACATAATGACTTTATAACAAAATCATAATTTATATTATAAAAACAACTTTCTATATTACCCTTAACAGCCCATCTAGCACCACTACAAGTAGTTTTTATCTTATAAAGAGCAGTATGACAATTTTTATTTGGAATAAATGCATGAGAATTAACGCTAAAATTAACATTGTATATAGATTGAAGAATTTCCACAATTATTTGCTGTATTAAATTATCATATAAACCTTTTATTTGAGAATGTTTTTTGTTCTGCTTATCTGATTTTTCCAATGACTCTGGACAATAACTTTCATTCTTTAATTTTTCAATTATTTTGTGAACGCCTTCATTATTAAAACTATGTACTTTTTCTGTAACAACATTGCCTATATTTTCACCTGCAGAATAAACCTGAGAATATGCCCTAAAATAGAAGTCTATATTAAATAAATATCTATATATTCTTTGGAATTTATAATTTGGATTATTATTAGATTTATCTTTTAATATTGCCAATATTAATTCAGCTTTTTGCATTTCGCATACCTCCTTAATTAGACAATAAAAATAACCTTCCTTCCTTCGCCATGTAATAGGCTTTCCCTATCCCGGACTACTATGAAGGTTCCGTAGTCATAATGGATATTTAAAATTTTTCAATTCACAGTAATTAAAATATTCCACCTTAGACTATCTCCGTTTAGATTAATAAAAGCGATAATATGACTTAGGTCTTCTGTTCGTTTCTCGTACACCCCATAATAAGATGTTGGGAATATCTACAACGTTAATAAAACACAGGTAAAATTTTATTTTTAAATATTCCGTTTACGTATTCAAATGGTTTTCGTAAACCTCGGCAGTTAGAGCTAAGAAACTAGAATTCAAGCAATCCAGCCTTGACCTTATCATATCCTAACCTTGCATATCAGTATCTCAACCATCTTTAGAAACTATATGCTTTAATAGACATGCTATTGTTCCCTTGGTGTTTCCATCCTTAGGTAAGTCTATTGGTTAACAAGGTATCGTTGTAACCTTGGCTGTATTTAATCAGCATTCTTTTATAACCCATTACGGACGCACACCTACGCCGCCTTTTTGATTAAATATGGATATTATTTTCATTTAAGTTCCCCCTTTCTAGGTTTTCTATTTTCTTATTTTTAATTATATATTTTTATTTACAATAATAAAAGAGTTTTTGCTATAAATTCTTTTATTTATAGCAAAGTACATATAAAATTTATAATTTTATCCATCAATTTAAAATGTACACTATCAAGTTGAAAATACAAAAAATTAAAGTAAAATGTTTCACGTGAAACATTTTACTTTTTAAGAATTATAATTATCAACTAATATTATCCAGTTCTTTATTAATAAGTTCTCCTAAAGATTTTTTAAAATTTAGTTACCTTAATGGA
This window of the Clostridium kluyveri DSM 555 genome carries:
- a CDS encoding DUF4446 family protein: MQNIINLMNGLHIYIIIGLIIIIIILFIMNLVILKSLNRLEKRYRKFMRGSNNKNLEEFIIGYLDSIDNVKNQYEDIRNLYKELNSKVSCCIQKISVIRYRAFEDVGSDLSFSIALLDEKNDGVIITGIYGRDESTTYAKPIDSGLSRYGLSQEEQQVLEDCINKRI
- a CDS encoding ParB/RepB/Spo0J family partition protein, encoding MNKKYGLGKGLRALIPENALDIGEENQKDIKYINIDFIVANKSQPRKKFDKDKILELSQSIKEYGIIQPLVVNEIEDNTYSIIVGERRWRAAKLANIKEIPVIIMNLSDNEILEVSLIENIQRQDLNPIEEALAYKKLVTELNLTQEELSNKIGKSRTKITNCMRLLNLDDRVQNYLIDGVITEGHGRALLGLESNDLQYELAQTIINKNLTVRDVEKLIKNVNSHKKPQQNETKEQNVYYLDIKDKLENLFGTKVLLMDKKNKGKIEIEYYSQEDLQRILDILKI
- a CDS encoding reverse transcriptase/maturase family protein; its protein translation is MQKAELILAILKDKSNNNPNYKFQRIYRYLFNIDFYFRAYSQVYSAGENIGNVVTEKVHSFNNEGVHKIIEKLKNESYCPESLEKSDKQNKKHSQIKGLYDNLIQQIIVEILQSIYNVNFSVNSHAFIPNKNCHTALYKIKTTCSGARWAVKGNIESCFYNINYDFVIKSLCEKISDGRFINLIRKFLAAGYTKEKKNCDTWSGISQRESLANILINIYLDKFDKYINKEFGQVKYTRYLDNFIIFISGTKDLAEYMIEKIKVFLKDKLNIETTEEEIFIIDLNKQRVKFLGYEITKLKHNFKDNKTDKSKEKMDNEIIQLLIPAEVIRKRIKPFILNGKPIHNNSRINLSVFKIISLYNREIIDLYNYYCLASDVNAKVRKFKFYHYLSLVKTLARKEQISVKQVINRYGIVFKGKDKNVLKKVVGINHMTKNGIKTIIYCNESLKRKSKPLANVNDIIWK